A region of Chloracidobacterium sp. DNA encodes the following proteins:
- a CDS encoding TIGR01777 family protein, translated as MKILITGASGLIGKALQRSFSAKGYEMLLATRKESSDEQHVQWSVEDGFTDPEKLEGVDVVVHLAGETVSGFRWTDEKKKAIRDSRILGTRNVVDAISKLANKPKVLIAASAIGFYGERGDEEVTESSVGGDNFLAEVGKAWETESRRAEDAGIRTVLLRTGIVLSKDGGALATMLTPFKLGVGGVVGSGKQWMSWISLDDEVDVINFAIENENLRGAINAVSPNPVTNEEFTRTLGEVLYRPTFLPLPEFAVSMIFGEMGDALLLASTKVLPKRLEEAGFEFKYPELKSAIEHAVI; from the coding sequence TTGATCGGTAAAGCACTGCAGAGATCATTTTCCGCAAAGGGCTATGAAATGCTGCTTGCCACGCGTAAGGAATCATCCGACGAACAACATGTCCAATGGAGTGTCGAAGATGGTTTTACCGATCCGGAAAAGCTTGAGGGCGTCGACGTCGTGGTACATCTTGCCGGAGAAACCGTTAGCGGATTTCGTTGGACCGACGAAAAGAAAAAGGCCATTCGCGACAGTCGCATTCTTGGCACTCGCAATGTGGTTGATGCGATCTCTAAACTCGCTAACAAACCAAAGGTACTGATCGCGGCGTCTGCGATCGGTTTCTACGGGGAAAGAGGCGACGAGGAAGTTACGGAATCAAGCGTTGGTGGCGACAATTTTCTTGCTGAGGTCGGTAAAGCCTGGGAAACCGAATCGCGTCGCGCCGAAGACGCCGGAATTCGAACAGTACTTCTCAGAACAGGAATTGTCTTATCCAAAGACGGCGGTGCTTTAGCTACAATGCTAACACCTTTCAAACTCGGTGTCGGCGGCGTGGTCGGAAGCGGCAAGCAATGGATGAGTTGGATCTCGCTCGACGACGAAGTGGACGTGATAAATTTCGCGATCGAAAACGAAAATCTGCGCGGAGCCATCAACGCTGTTTCGCCAAATCCGGTTACAAACGAGGAGTTTACAAGGACGCTTGGTGAAGTTCTCTATCGCCCGACATTTCTTCCGCTGCCTGAATTTGCCGTCTCAATGATCTTTGGCGAAATGGGCGATGCATTATTGCTCGCAAGCACAAAAGTATTGCCAAAACGTCTCGAAGAAGCCGGGTTTGAGTTTAAATATCCAGAACTAAAATCAGCGATCGAACACGCTGTAATCTGA
- a CDS encoding cyclase family protein produces the protein MADLDLKNPIDISIPLRFDGQQPNAYGVENASASACEYGELIGDTRRGGSCNFERITFIPHCNGTHTECVGHITNERISVRVCLVDVMMPALLVSVEPEMSNGDLLLTRSRLENAGVQSPAAAVGADALIIRTLPNEDSKLSRVYDENNIPPYFTPEAMQFIVECGFKHLLVDLPSIDRLFDEGKLLNHRIFWNVEPGSLEVNPETRINSTITEMIYVPNDVADGEYLLNLQIAPFETDASPSRPILLRKN, from the coding sequence ATGGCTGATCTCGATCTTAAAAACCCGATCGATATTTCGATACCGCTTCGTTTTGACGGCCAGCAGCCGAACGCGTATGGCGTTGAGAATGCGTCTGCAAGTGCTTGTGAATACGGCGAGCTTATTGGAGACACGCGTCGCGGTGGAAGCTGTAATTTTGAACGCATAACATTTATTCCGCATTGCAACGGAACGCATACCGAGTGTGTCGGGCACATCACGAATGAGCGTATATCGGTGCGCGTTTGTTTGGTAGATGTGATGATGCCCGCTTTGCTCGTTTCGGTCGAGCCTGAGATGTCTAACGGCGATCTATTGCTTACACGAAGCAGACTTGAAAATGCGGGCGTTCAATCCCCCGCTGCCGCAGTTGGTGCTGACGCTTTGATAATTCGCACATTGCCTAATGAAGACAGTAAATTGTCGCGAGTGTATGATGAGAACAACATCCCGCCATATTTCACGCCCGAGGCGATGCAGTTTATCGTCGAATGTGGCTTCAAGCATTTGCTCGTCGATCTGCCTTCCATTGACAGGCTGTTTGACGAAGGCAAACTCCTAAATCACCGCATTTTCTGGAACGTCGAGCCGGGAAGTTTAGAAGTAAATCCTGAGACACGCATAAACAGCACTATCACTGAAATGATCTATGTGCCAAACGATGTCGCAGACGGTGAGTATTTATTAAACCTACAAATAGCGCCGTTCGAAACCGATGCCAGCCCCAGCCGACCAATTTTGTTAAGAAAAAATTAA
- a CDS encoding FAD-dependent monooxygenase encodes MMSKQSVVIIGAGLAGSLLAIYLAKRGIVVDVYEARGDMRLEEVAAGRSINLALSDRGIVALREVGMDEYMLAEAVPMYGRMIHSVAGETKLLPYSGRQGEYINSVSRAGLNIALINEADKYDEVTFYFNERTVGFDYNSGEVRLSSGKVVRGDTAIATDGAGSAIRTAMLQGGVERFDFEQRWLAHGYKELHIPSAVEFGVQPPAIAGGSDTRFLLEKNALHIWPRHQFMMIALPNFDGSFTCTLFLAHTGRNASVNERAAGKNKRVDEGTLPNGHVSALMLDNSFSQLTDVNAVTDFFRREFPDALKLMPTLVEDFFHNPTGNLGTIKCFPWNVGGKALLLGDSAHAVVPFYGQGMNCAFEDVRVLDSLLSEQGAIATGSQIDWERIFVEYGELRKVNTDAIADMAEENFYEMRDATANPVFQRKRELETKLEQTFPDYFSKYSMVTFREDLPYSVAKEKGNAQDKLLMDLCSNISDVNELDLRSVRENLLTNG; translated from the coding sequence CTGATGTCAAAACAAAGCGTAGTTATTATCGGCGCCGGACTTGCCGGCTCGCTGCTCGCGATCTATCTTGCAAAGCGCGGCATCGTGGTCGATGTTTATGAGGCGCGAGGGGATATGCGGCTCGAAGAGGTCGCGGCTGGACGTTCGATCAATCTTGCTTTGTCTGATCGCGGTATAGTGGCTCTGCGCGAGGTTGGAATGGACGAATACATGCTCGCCGAGGCTGTGCCGATGTACGGACGGATGATCCATTCCGTCGCGGGTGAAACGAAGCTGTTGCCGTATTCGGGAAGGCAGGGTGAATACATCAATTCAGTGTCGCGCGCCGGCCTGAACATCGCTCTTATTAATGAAGCCGACAAATATGACGAAGTGACTTTTTATTTTAACGAGCGGACTGTTGGTTTTGATTACAATAGCGGGGAAGTTCGCTTATCAAGCGGAAAGGTAGTCAGAGGCGATACGGCGATCGCAACTGACGGAGCAGGTTCGGCAATTCGGACTGCGATGCTGCAAGGCGGTGTCGAGCGATTTGATTTTGAGCAGAGATGGCTTGCGCATGGGTACAAGGAATTGCATATACCGTCTGCGGTTGAATTTGGAGTTCAACCACCCGCTATCGCAGGTGGTTCTGACACGCGGTTCCTACTTGAAAAAAATGCTTTGCATATCTGGCCGCGGCATCAGTTCATGATGATCGCATTGCCAAATTTTGACGGCAGCTTTACTTGCACTTTGTTTTTGGCACATACGGGCAGAAACGCGAGTGTAAACGAGCGTGCCGCCGGTAAAAACAAACGCGTTGATGAGGGCACGCTTCCTAACGGTCACGTTTCCGCCCTAATGCTGGACAATTCATTTTCACAACTTACGGATGTTAATGCCGTAACAGATTTTTTCCGTCGCGAATTTCCCGATGCGTTGAAATTGATGCCGACTCTGGTTGAAGATTTTTTTCACAATCCGACAGGCAATCTGGGAACGATCAAATGTTTTCCGTGGAACGTTGGCGGCAAGGCTTTGTTGCTGGGCGATTCTGCCCACGCGGTTGTGCCGTTTTACGGACAAGGAATGAATTGCGCTTTTGAAGACGTCCGCGTGCTCGATTCTCTTCTGTCAGAACAAGGAGCGATAGCGACTGGGTCCCAGATCGATTGGGAGCGAATCTTTGTTGAATACGGCGAACTTCGCAAGGTCAACACCGATGCCATCGCCGACATGGCCGAAGAGAATTTCTACGAGATGCGCGACGCAACCGCCAACCCTGTTTTCCAGCGAAAGCGCGAACTGGAAACAAAACTCGAACAAACCTTTCCTGATTATTTTTCTAAGTATTCGATGGTCACATTCCGCGAAGATCTGCCGTATTCTGTTGCAAAGGAAAAAGGAAATGCTCAGGATAAATTGCTAATGGATTTGTGCTCAAACATTTCCGACGTGAACGAACTTGATCTAAGATCGGTTCGGGAGAACCTGTTGACTAATGGCTGA
- the fdhF gene encoding formate dehydrogenase subunit alpha — MIRAKINEIEQEFADGISVLEAARTLGVKVPTLCNDDRLDPVGACRMCMVEIKGRAHEAVSCTTALADGMEITTHGERTESARQWNLRMLARSYPADSFLKYPDKPFHKLATDYGLTASDFSDTHSITADDSHTYIHVDMSRCINCYACVRICADVQGQFVWHVIGRGEESQIMPDSFGTFADSTCVSCGACSDACPTGALEDKTVIERGIATEWTRTTCPYCGTGCEMNVGTREDRIVQVKPVMDAPVNYGHLCVKGRYAFDFVDAEDRVTEPMIREGSVWRVVSWEEAIQYTADKLKAIDNEFGKESIAVLGSARATNEENYLAQKFTRVVLGTNNVDCCARVCHTPSAAAMKMMIGTGAMTNSFHDIEKAKTIILCGANPSENHPIPGARIKQAVIKNGTKLIVIDPRKTELTKYADVHLQLRPGTNILMFNALAQAIIDEGLTDAEFIRTRVDEFEEFKAFVAEYSPEAVSEKCGVDAELIRKAARIYAGDKPSMAMHGLGMTEHLQGTEGVMTIVNLALLTGNIGKPGAGVNPLRGQNNVQGSAHMGCDPGILTGSVTVEAGRELFESVWKTAIPTAAGLNQLQMIDAARDGKLKALWTIGYDVFLSNANAHETAKAFANMDLVIIQDFFMNETAKRFGHVFFPATTSFEKDGTFMNGERRVQRIRAAVEPRGNARSDLRIICDLAAAMGYEKDFEFVTAEDVWNEVRAVWPPGFGITYDRIEHGGIQWPCPDVDHSGTEILHETSFSNGVTAGLRRIKYRPTKETVTHEFPFLLTTGRVLEQFNAGTMTMRTPNRELRPTDLLMVSKSDSTRLSIADGEIVRLRSNYGEAVLPVEITDKVKSGELFASFHDPAVFLNYATGPTRDRFTQAPEFKVTAVSIEKLEA; from the coding sequence ATGATCCGTGCAAAGATAAATGAGATTGAACAAGAGTTTGCCGATGGGATTTCGGTTCTGGAGGCGGCCCGCACCTTAGGGGTCAAGGTTCCGACGCTTTGTAATGATGACCGGCTTGACCCAGTTGGTGCATGTCGAATGTGCATGGTCGAGATAAAAGGCCGGGCTCACGAGGCAGTTTCTTGTACGACGGCCCTTGCCGACGGGATGGAAATTACGACCCACGGTGAGCGGACAGAATCTGCTCGACAGTGGAACTTGCGAATGCTTGCCCGCAGTTATCCTGCTGACTCATTCCTGAAATATCCCGACAAACCTTTTCACAAACTTGCGACTGACTACGGCCTGACCGCGAGCGACTTCTCTGATACCCACAGTATCACTGCCGACGACTCGCATACATATATTCACGTTGATATGTCACGGTGCATCAACTGCTATGCGTGCGTGCGGATATGCGCCGATGTGCAGGGGCAGTTTGTCTGGCATGTGATCGGCCGTGGTGAAGAGTCGCAGATCATGCCAGACTCGTTCGGGACGTTCGCCGACAGCACATGCGTTTCCTGCGGAGCGTGTTCAGATGCTTGTCCGACCGGTGCGTTGGAAGATAAGACGGTAATTGAACGCGGGATCGCAACCGAGTGGACGCGAACGACGTGCCCTTATTGCGGCACGGGCTGTGAGATGAATGTCGGCACCCGCGAGGATCGCATTGTCCAGGTAAAACCAGTGATGGACGCTCCCGTAAATTACGGCCACCTTTGCGTCAAAGGTCGTTACGCCTTTGATTTTGTAGATGCGGAAGACCGGGTGACGGAGCCTATGATCCGTGAGGGCAGTGTTTGGCGGGTAGTTTCGTGGGAAGAAGCAATTCAATATACAGCCGATAAACTGAAAGCGATCGATAACGAATTTGGGAAAGAGAGCATAGCGGTCCTCGGTTCGGCGCGGGCGACGAACGAAGAAAATTATCTTGCTCAAAAGTTCACTCGCGTCGTTCTTGGCACAAATAACGTCGATTGTTGCGCCCGCGTTTGTCACACACCTTCGGCAGCGGCGATGAAGATGATGATCGGCACCGGCGCGATGACAAATTCATTTCATGACATCGAAAAGGCGAAGACGATAATCCTATGCGGCGCCAACCCAAGCGAAAATCACCCGATTCCCGGAGCCCGCATCAAACAGGCCGTGATCAAGAACGGTACAAAGCTGATAGTCATTGATCCGCGAAAAACCGAGCTTACAAAATACGCCGACGTCCATCTGCAATTGCGGCCGGGCACGAACATTTTGATGTTTAACGCATTGGCCCAGGCGATCATTGACGAGGGGCTGACGGATGCTGAATTTATCCGTACGCGGGTTGACGAGTTCGAAGAGTTTAAGGCATTTGTTGCCGAATATTCACCTGAAGCCGTTTCAGAAAAATGCGGCGTCGATGCCGAATTGATCCGAAAAGCTGCGCGTATTTACGCCGGCGACAAACCATCGATGGCGATGCACGGTTTGGGTATGACCGAGCATCTGCAGGGAACAGAGGGCGTGATGACGATCGTTAATCTTGCTCTCCTGACCGGCAATATCGGCAAACCGGGTGCGGGCGTCAATCCGCTCCGCGGGCAGAACAATGTGCAGGGCTCTGCCCATATGGGCTGTGATCCAGGTATCTTGACGGGCTCCGTCACGGTCGAAGCAGGCCGGGAATTGTTCGAAAGTGTTTGGAAAACCGCGATTCCCACAGCTGCGGGCCTAAACCAGCTTCAGATGATAGATGCCGCCCGCGACGGCAAACTTAAGGCTCTGTGGACGATCGGATACGACGTATTCCTTTCAAACGCTAACGCTCACGAGACCGCAAAGGCATTTGCAAATATGGACCTCGTCATCATTCAGGATTTCTTTATGAATGAAACGGCGAAACGATTTGGACATGTATTTTTCCCGGCGACCACGTCGTTCGAAAAAGACGGGACGTTTATGAACGGCGAACGCAGGGTGCAACGTATTCGAGCGGCGGTTGAGCCGCGTGGAAATGCGCGTTCGGACCTGCGGATCATTTGCGACTTGGCGGCGGCGATGGGGTACGAAAAAGATTTTGAATTTGTCACAGCCGAAGATGTTTGGAATGAGGTGCGAGCGGTGTGGCCGCCGGGATTTGGCATAACCTATGACCGCATCGAGCATGGCGGAATCCAATGGCCTTGTCCAGACGTTGATCATTCCGGAACAGAAATTTTGCACGAAACATCTTTTTCAAACGGCGTAACCGCTGGTTTGAGACGGATCAAATATCGGCCTACGAAGGAAACCGTTACACACGAATTTCCGTTCCTGCTGACCACGGGACGGGTGCTTGAGCAATTTAATGCAGGTACGATGACGATGCGGACGCCGAACCGTGAATTGCGGCCGACCGATCTTCTTATGGTCTCAAAGTCCGATTCTACGAGGCTGTCGATTGCAGACGGCGAGATTGTGCGGCTCAGGAGTAATTACGGCGAGGCGGTTTTACCTGTCGAGATTACGGACAAGGTCAAATCCGGGGAGCTTTTTGCTTCGTTTCACGACCCGGCGGTGTTTCTGAATTACGCGACGGGGCCGACGCGAGATCGCTTCACACAAGCTCCGGAGTTTAAGGTTACGGCGGTTTCCATCGAAAAATTGGAAGCTTAG
- the kynU gene encoding kynureninase, with product MMNEQALIFDNAEALDESDPLCSYRERFHFPEVKDGAEPIYFTGNSLGLMPKKVREYVDQELDDWARLAVDGHLEAKHPWLPYHEFLTEQMAAIVGAKPLETVVMNSLTVNLHLLMVSFYRPTAEWCKIVIEKGAFPSDQYAVESQILFHGFDPSNVLIELEPREGESILRTEDIIETINREGSSIALVMLGGVNYYTGQAFDMKAITQAGHKVGAIVGFDLAHAAGNLELKLHDWNVDFACWCSYKYLNGGPGSVGGAFVHERHATSFDLPRFAGWWGHHKESRFLMGPEFNPLAGAEGWQLSNPPILQMTALRASLEIFEEAGMSALTEKSRKLTGYLESLIDNIGDERISVITPRDPNQRGCQLSIRVRGGERSLHARLTSKGVFADWREPDVIRVAPVPLYNSFEDVVRFAEILRDVLR from the coding sequence ATGATGAATGAGCAAGCCTTAATATTTGATAATGCCGAGGCATTGGATGAAAGCGATCCGCTTTGCAGTTATCGCGAACGCTTTCATTTTCCGGAGGTAAAAGATGGTGCCGAGCCGATCTATTTTACGGGCAATTCGCTCGGGTTGATGCCGAAAAAAGTTAGGGAATACGTCGATCAGGAGCTTGATGACTGGGCCCGGCTCGCTGTTGATGGCCATTTGGAGGCGAAACATCCGTGGCTTCCGTATCACGAGTTCTTGACGGAGCAAATGGCGGCAATCGTCGGGGCAAAGCCGCTTGAGACCGTGGTGATGAATTCGCTGACGGTAAATCTGCATCTGTTAATGGTCTCGTTTTACAGGCCGACGGCTGAATGGTGTAAGATCGTCATTGAGAAAGGTGCGTTTCCATCCGATCAGTATGCCGTAGAATCTCAAATTCTCTTTCACGGATTTGATCCATCAAATGTATTGATCGAGTTAGAGCCGCGCGAGGGTGAATCGATTCTTCGCACAGAAGACATCATCGAAACGATCAACCGCGAAGGTTCGTCGATCGCACTCGTAATGCTCGGCGGTGTAAATTACTACACTGGCCAGGCGTTTGATATGAAGGCGATCACACAGGCTGGACACAAAGTTGGTGCGATTGTCGGGTTTGATCTGGCGCACGCGGCTGGAAATCTCGAACTGAAATTGCATGATTGGAATGTAGATTTTGCGTGCTGGTGCTCGTACAAATATCTGAACGGAGGCCCAGGCTCTGTCGGAGGAGCTTTTGTTCACGAACGGCACGCGACATCATTTGACCTTCCAAGATTTGCCGGCTGGTGGGGACATCATAAGGAATCGCGCTTTCTTATGGGGCCGGAATTTAACCCGCTTGCCGGTGCGGAAGGCTGGCAGTTATCAAATCCACCAATTTTGCAAATGACGGCGCTTCGTGCGTCGTTGGAGATTTTTGAAGAAGCAGGCATGTCCGCATTGACCGAAAAGTCACGCAAATTGACGGGCTATCTCGAATCGCTAATAGATAACATCGGTGACGAGCGAATTTCAGTTATTACGCCTCGCGATCCGAACCAACGCGGTTGTCAGTTATCGATCCGTGTTCGCGGCGGCGAAAGATCTTTGCACGCCCGGCTGACATCAAAAGGTGTATTTGCCGACTGGCGCGAGCCTGATGTTATACGCGTTGCTCCCGTGCCGCTGTATAATAGTTTTGAGGATGTCGTTCGGTTTGCTGAAATTTTGAGGGACGTATTGCGATAA
- a CDS encoding type II toxin-antitoxin system VapC family toxin: protein MSILIDTHVFLWAAGVDGQLGRGARELLEDPEIPIFFSAASAWEIAIKWSKGRLDLPLAPYELVRETVAAAGLTQLAISIRDACSVGDLPLHHRDPFDRLLVAQARANGLRLMTADPILEKYDVDVIALWLDEDDE from the coding sequence GTGAGCATTTTGATAGATACTCATGTGTTCCTTTGGGCGGCTGGAGTCGATGGACAACTTGGGCGCGGAGCTCGTGAGTTGTTAGAAGATCCAGAAATTCCCATTTTCTTTTCGGCAGCAAGTGCTTGGGAAATCGCCATCAAATGGTCCAAGGGGCGACTTGATTTGCCCTTGGCCCCATATGAATTAGTGCGAGAAACTGTTGCGGCCGCCGGTTTAACTCAACTCGCGATCTCCATTCGGGACGCGTGCTCTGTTGGCGATTTGCCGCTTCATCATAGGGATCCATTTGATAGATTGCTTGTGGCACAGGCCCGGGCAAACGGTTTGCGACTGATGACTGCTGATCCGATCCTAGAGAAATATGATGTTGATGTGATAGCACTGTGGTTGGACGAAGATGATGAATGA
- a CDS encoding type II toxin-antitoxin system Phd/YefM family antitoxin, with amino-acid sequence MKVSVYEAKSKLSQMINKALEGEEVVITRNGVEVVKLSPVQKKKREWIGMWKGQIKIHDDFDDPLPEFEEYM; translated from the coding sequence ATGAAAGTCAGTGTTTACGAAGCAAAATCCAAGCTCAGCCAGATGATAAACAAAGCTCTTGAAGGCGAAGAGGTCGTGATTACTCGAAATGGAGTGGAAGTTGTTAAGCTTTCTCCTGTGCAGAAGAAAAAACGGGAGTGGATCGGAATGTGGAAGGGCCAGATCAAGATCCATGATGACTTCGATGATCCTCTTCCAGAGTTTGAGGAATACATGTGA
- a CDS encoding amidohydrolase produces the protein MLKIDVHTHILPRDIPRWKEKFGYGGFITLDHYQPCCARMVRDDGVSFRDVEENCWSAEKRIEECDATDVNVQVLSTVPVMFSYWAKPQNGAEIARFLNEHIAEIVSEFPLRFIGLGTVPMQDADLAIEELERCKEIGLAGLQIGTNVNQLNLGEPQFFEFFEACEELGMAIFVHPWDMMGEKDMQKYWLPWLVGMPAEVSRAICSLIFSGVLERLPNLRICFAHGGGAFPATIGRVDHGFNVRPDLFTDNRYSPRKYLDRMYFDSLVHDPAQLDYLLDLVGSGQVMLGSDYPFPLGELEPGKMIESSNYDEEIKATLLHGAALDWLNLDKSKFI, from the coding sequence ATGCTAAAGATCGACGTTCACACCCATATCCTGCCTCGCGATATTCCGCGTTGGAAGGAAAAATTTGGCTACGGCGGGTTTATTACCCTTGACCATTACCAGCCTTGTTGCGCACGGATGGTTCGTGATGACGGTGTATCGTTTCGTGACGTTGAAGAAAACTGCTGGAGTGCGGAAAAAAGGATTGAAGAATGTGATGCGACCGATGTAAATGTTCAGGTGCTTTCGACTGTGCCGGTAATGTTCAGCTACTGGGCAAAGCCGCAAAATGGAGCCGAGATCGCCCGTTTTCTTAATGAACACATAGCCGAGATCGTCAGTGAATTTCCACTACGTTTTATCGGCCTTGGGACAGTGCCGATGCAGGACGCTGATCTTGCGATCGAGGAGCTTGAACGCTGCAAAGAAATAGGCCTCGCGGGTTTGCAGATCGGGACAAATGTAAATCAGTTAAATCTCGGCGAACCACAATTTTTCGAGTTTTTTGAGGCTTGCGAAGAGCTTGGAATGGCGATCTTTGTACATCCGTGGGATATGATGGGCGAAAAGGATATGCAGAAATACTGGCTTCCGTGGCTCGTCGGTATGCCTGCCGAAGTTTCGCGTGCTATTTGTTCGCTGATCTTTTCAGGTGTCCTTGAGCGATTGCCAAATTTGCGGATCTGCTTTGCTCACGGCGGCGGCGCGTTTCCGGCGACCATTGGCCGCGTAGATCACGGCTTTAATGTCAGGCCCGACCTTTTTACGGACAATCGGTATAGCCCGCGCAAATATTTGGACAGAATGTATTTTGATTCGCTTGTTCACGACCCCGCCCAACTCGACTATCTGTTGGATCTTGTCGGTTCTGGTCAGGTTATGCTTGGCAGCGACTATCCTTTTCCATTGGGCGAGCTTGAACCCGGTAAAATGATCGAATCAAGCAATTATGACGAGGAAATAAAGGCAACGTTGCTGCACGGAGCGGCTTTAGACTGGCTAAATCTTGATAAATCAAAATTTATATGA
- a CDS encoding TraB/GumN family protein: MKKIISLVFIFTFLAASSIHAQTPKRPATSGILYKITGKNLKKPSYLFGTIHLVCEKDMFSSEKLKSIIDQTGQVMFETDFLDPAALQRAAVASKLLDGKTMKDYLTTEEYAKIDAYFKTYMGISFDLLNTYKPIFATTASISSPKILGCQPPVIYDKFLAETAVAKKLPIIGLESMEAQMAAVDSIPIEQQIQEMKEAAADPAKTIAQFKKLSAAYLSQNSDQLYVVVESEFKETGYSQAIMLDNRNISWIPVIEKNIALKSSFIAVGGGHLGGKNGVVNLLRKKGYILTPIRL; this comes from the coding sequence ATGAAAAAAATAATATCGCTGGTATTCATCTTTACATTTCTGGCTGCTTCAAGCATTCATGCGCAGACGCCGAAACGGCCTGCGACATCAGGCATTCTCTATAAGATAACCGGCAAAAATCTAAAAAAGCCATCCTATCTTTTTGGAACGATCCACCTGGTATGTGAAAAGGATATGTTCTCGTCCGAGAAATTAAAATCCATTATCGATCAAACGGGACAAGTTATGTTTGAGACCGACTTTCTTGATCCGGCGGCATTGCAGAGAGCCGCTGTAGCGTCAAAACTTCTTGACGGAAAGACAATGAAGGACTATCTGACCACAGAGGAATACGCGAAGATCGACGCGTACTTTAAGACCTATATGGGAATTTCGTTTGACCTTCTAAATACCTACAAGCCGATATTTGCGACCACAGCCTCTATAAGCAGCCCCAAAATCCTCGGCTGTCAGCCACCCGTAATCTATGACAAGTTTCTTGCCGAGACCGCAGTCGCAAAAAAGCTGCCGATCATCGGACTTGAAAGCATGGAGGCACAGATGGCTGCGGTTGATTCGATTCCGATTGAGCAACAAATTCAAGAAATGAAAGAGGCCGCCGCCGATCCGGCGAAGACTATTGCCCAATTTAAGAAACTATCCGCAGCCTATCTATCACAAAACTCCGATCAACTTTATGTCGTGGTTGAGAGCGAGTTTAAGGAGACGGGGTATTCGCAGGCTATAATGCTCGATAATCGAAATATAAGCTGGATACCGGTCATCGAGAAAAATATTGCCCTAAAGTCGTCGTTCATAGCCGTCGGCGGCGGACATCTGGGCGGCAAGAACGGCGTGGTCAATCTGCTTCGCAAAAAGGGATATATTTTGACGCCGATCAGACTATGA
- a CDS encoding sigma-70 family RNA polymerase sigma factor — translation MLTNSTMQPEFERVITENAGTIHKLCRVYTFNRDEYEELFQEMLIQIWRSLGNFRGEAKLSTWIYRICINCALSFRAKAVRHKKLFETLDGKNFPMPINDTAYDDRRESLYAAIRELIPVDRAIVSLFLDDKSYEETAEILGMTKTNVATRLMRLKRTLMEKLSK, via the coding sequence ATGCTGACTAATTCTACGATGCAGCCGGAATTTGAACGGGTTATCACAGAGAATGCAGGCACGATACATAAATTGTGTCGCGTTTATACATTCAACCGGGACGAATATGAAGAACTGTTTCAGGAAATGCTGATACAGATTTGGCGGTCGCTCGGAAATTTTCGCGGCGAGGCAAAGCTGTCCACATGGATTTACCGCATTTGCATCAACTGCGCATTGAGTTTCAGAGCAAAAGCAGTTCGGCACAAAAAACTCTTTGAGACTCTCGACGGAAAGAATTTTCCTATGCCAATCAATGACACGGCTTATGACGATCGCCGCGAAAGCCTCTATGCAGCTATCCGCGAATTAATACCCGTTGACCGAGCCATCGTTAGTTTATTTCTCGACGACAAATCTTACGAGGAAACAGCCGAGATTCTTGGCATGACCAAAACTAACGTCGCAACGCGGCTGATGCGGTTGAAAAGAACTCTAATGGAGAAATTATCAAAATGA
- a CDS encoding 3-hydroxyanthranilate 3,4-dioxygenase, whose translation MPIRRPFNFKQWIDEHRHLLKPPVGNQCVYNDDDFIVMVVGGPNSRKDYHWDEGEELFYQLEGDLTVQIQEDGKPVEITIREGEMFLLPPRIPHNPVRGANTVGLVIERKRREGELDGLLWFCENCNAKLYEEYFQLGDITTQFQGVFARFYASEELRTCKSCGVVMEPPK comes from the coding sequence ATGCCTATACGACGACCTTTTAACTTCAAACAATGGATAGACGAGCATCGGCATTTGTTGAAACCGCCGGTGGGGAATCAGTGTGTTTATAATGACGACGATTTTATTGTGATGGTCGTCGGCGGGCCGAATTCGCGCAAGGACTATCATTGGGACGAAGGCGAGGAGCTGTTTTATCAGCTCGAAGGCGATCTCACGGTGCAGATTCAAGAAGACGGGAAGCCGGTCGAGATTACGATCCGCGAAGGAGAGATGTTTCTCTTGCCGCCCCGCATTCCGCACAATCCGGTTCGCGGAGCAAACACAGTCGGCCTCGTCATCGAACGGAAACGCCGCGAGGGCGAACTCGACGGGCTGCTTTGGTTCTGCGAGAATTGCAACGCGAAACTTTACGAAGAGTACTTCCAGCTCGGAGACATAACAACGCAGTTTCAGGGCGTGTTTGCAAGGTTTTATGCGTCGGAAGAACTGCGGACTTGTAAATCCTGCGGAGTGGTGATGGAACCGCCAAAATAA